A genomic stretch from Sphingorhabdus pulchriflava includes:
- a CDS encoding acyl-CoA dehydrogenase family protein — MTSPLFDQWRARSPYYDESHEAVCDTVRRFVEREILPNVDAWEAAGELPRELHKKAAEAGILGLGYPAEFGGTGSNGFDIFHSLVQSEEMCRPGAGGIPASLMTHGIGLPPILAMGSDEMKQRIAPAVLAGEKIIALGITEPSGGSDVANLKTKAERKGASYIVNGSKTYITSGMRADYVTTAVRTGGPGMGGVSLLLIETDRPGFSRTELAKMGWHASDTATLHFDNVEVPAENLIGPENGGFMGIMRNFNGERLGMAQQAAAYARVCFEDALDWAQQREVFGKPLIRNQAIRHKLADMLRQINTTQAWIDQCAWSVREGKAFPGDFALLKVQATRTMEFCAREACQILGGASFMRGCRVERIYREVRVMAIGGGSEEIMFDLASRQYNF, encoded by the coding sequence ATGACATCCCCCCTTTTCGACCAATGGCGCGCCCGTTCGCCTTATTATGACGAAAGCCATGAGGCGGTGTGCGATACCGTCCGCCGTTTCGTCGAGCGCGAAATCCTGCCCAACGTCGATGCGTGGGAAGCGGCTGGGGAGTTACCGCGCGAACTGCACAAGAAAGCTGCCGAGGCCGGCATATTGGGCCTCGGCTATCCGGCAGAATTTGGTGGCACGGGCAGCAACGGCTTCGATATTTTCCACTCGCTGGTGCAGAGTGAGGAAATGTGCCGCCCCGGTGCGGGCGGCATTCCTGCGTCGCTGATGACGCATGGTATTGGCCTTCCGCCGATCCTCGCCATGGGCAGCGACGAGATGAAGCAGCGCATTGCGCCCGCCGTGCTTGCCGGTGAGAAGATCATTGCGCTGGGCATCACCGAACCGTCGGGTGGATCAGATGTCGCGAACCTCAAGACCAAGGCCGAACGCAAGGGCGCGAGTTACATCGTCAACGGTAGCAAGACCTATATCACCAGCGGGATGCGCGCCGATTATGTGACGACCGCCGTGCGCACCGGTGGACCGGGCATGGGCGGCGTTTCGCTGCTCCTGATCGAGACCGATCGACCGGGTTTCAGCCGAACGGAGCTCGCCAAGATGGGCTGGCATGCATCCGACACCGCAACGCTGCATTTTGACAATGTCGAGGTCCCCGCCGAAAACCTGATCGGCCCCGAAAATGGCGGTTTCATGGGCATCATGCGCAATTTTAACGGCGAACGGCTGGGCATGGCGCAGCAGGCGGCGGCTTATGCACGTGTCTGCTTTGAAGATGCGCTCGACTGGGCGCAACAGCGCGAGGTGTTCGGCAAACCATTGATCCGCAATCAGGCGATCCGACACAAGCTGGCTGACATGCTGCGCCAGATCAACACGACGCAAGCGTGGATAGACCAATGCGCGTGGAGCGTGCGCGAGGGCAAGGCGTTCCCCGGAGATTTTGCGCTGCTGAAAGTGCAGGCGACCCGCACGATGGAGTTCTGCGCACGCGAGGCTTGCCAGATCCTCGGCGGTGCCAGCTTCATGCGCGGCTGTCGCGTCGAACGCATCTATCGCGAAGTACGCGTAATGGCGATCGGCGGCGGGTCGGAAGAGATCATGTTCGATCTGGCGAGCAGGCAGTATAATTTCTGA
- a CDS encoding saccharopine dehydrogenase family protein: protein MPKEAREFDVIVYGATGYTGRLVAEYLKDKSGLKWAMAGRSLTKLQEVRDLIGAAQDTPLVVADADDPASLEAMAKRTKVVLTTVGPYQLYGEPLVKACVEAGTDYTDLCGEPVWMRQMIDKYHDAAKASGARITFSAGFDSIPFDLGVLMLQKHATEKFGAPAPRVKGRVRAMQGGFSGGTAASLKETLKTLAKHPTLTPYMLSPFGLTPGFEGPSQPTGMIPEYDDSLGSWAAPFIMAAINTKNVHRTNFLLGHPWGTDVRYDEMVLTSPGEMGKQAAEALATALKAPFGGGGGPQPGEGPTKEERENGFYDVLFVGEYPDGKRALYSVKGDKDPGYGSTSKMIAETALGLAENDGEGGVTTPGAALGEKLVARLQAHAGLTFTVEG, encoded by the coding sequence ATGCCCAAGGAAGCACGCGAATTTGACGTCATCGTTTATGGTGCGACTGGCTATACCGGCCGGCTGGTCGCCGAATATCTAAAGGACAAGTCTGGCCTGAAATGGGCAATGGCTGGGCGGAGCCTGACCAAGCTTCAAGAGGTAAGAGACCTGATTGGGGCAGCGCAGGATACACCTTTGGTGGTCGCCGATGCTGACGATCCGGCCTCGCTTGAGGCGATGGCGAAGCGCACCAAGGTCGTGTTGACGACCGTCGGGCCCTATCAGCTTTATGGTGAACCACTGGTGAAGGCCTGTGTCGAGGCCGGAACCGACTATACCGACCTGTGCGGTGAGCCGGTGTGGATGCGCCAGATGATCGACAAATATCACGACGCAGCCAAGGCCAGCGGCGCGCGGATCACTTTTTCGGCAGGCTTCGATTCGATTCCCTTCGATCTGGGCGTACTCATGCTGCAAAAACATGCGACCGAGAAATTCGGTGCACCGGCCCCGCGCGTCAAAGGCCGTGTCCGCGCGATGCAGGGCGGTTTTTCGGGCGGTACGGCTGCCAGCCTGAAAGAAACACTGAAGACGCTTGCCAAACACCCCACGCTGACGCCCTATATGCTCAGCCCGTTCGGCCTGACGCCGGGCTTTGAAGGGCCAAGCCAGCCGACGGGCATGATTCCCGAATATGATGACAGCCTTGGCAGCTGGGCCGCGCCGTTCATCATGGCGGCGATCAACACAAAGAATGTCCACCGGACCAACTTCCTGCTCGGCCACCCCTGGGGCACCGATGTGCGCTATGATGAAATGGTGCTGACCAGCCCCGGCGAAATGGGCAAACAAGCGGCAGAAGCGCTTGCTACTGCGCTCAAGGCCCCATTTGGTGGCGGCGGAGGACCCCAGCCCGGCGAAGGGCCAACCAAGGAAGAGCGCGAGAATGGCTTTTACGATGTGTTGTTCGTCGGCGAATATCCGGATGGCAAGCGCGCGCTCTATTCGGTGAAGGGTGACAAGGACCCGGGCTATGGCTCGACCTCGAAGATGATCGCCGAGACCGCGCTTGGCCTCGCCGAAAATGACGGCGAGGGCGGGGTGACCACGCCTGGTGCAGCGCTTGGCGAAAAGCTCGTTGCGCGGTTGCAAGCGCACGCCGGGCTGACCTTTACGGTGGAGGGCTGA
- the dcd gene encoding dCTP deaminase, with translation MAILSDKWIRQQALENGMIEPFVEAQRRDGCISYGLSSYGYDARVAPEFKIFTNVDSSVVDPKEFDPKSFVDRETDVCIIPPNSFALARTVEYFRVPRDVLVICLGKSTYARCGIIVNVTPLEPGWEGHVTLEFSNTTPLPAKIYANEGACQFLFLQGNEPCETSYADRAGKYMGQKGVTLPRL, from the coding sequence ATGGCAATTCTTTCAGACAAGTGGATCAGGCAACAGGCGCTCGAAAACGGTATGATCGAGCCGTTTGTCGAGGCGCAGCGCCGCGACGGCTGCATCAGCTATGGCCTCTCTTCTTATGGCTATGATGCCCGCGTCGCGCCCGAATTCAAGATTTTCACCAATGTCGATTCGAGCGTCGTTGATCCCAAAGAGTTTGACCCAAAGAGCTTTGTCGACCGCGAAACCGACGTATGCATCATCCCGCCCAACAGTTTCGCCCTTGCCCGCACCGTCGAGTATTTCCGCGTGCCGCGCGATGTGCTCGTCATCTGTTTGGGTAAGAGCACTTACGCCCGTTGCGGCATCATCGTGAACGTCACCCCGCTCGAGCCGGGCTGGGAAGGGCATGTGACGCTGGAATTTTCAAACACCACCCCGCTGCCCGCGAAAATCTATGCCAATGAAGGCGCGTGCCAATTCCTGTTCCTGCAGGGCAATGAGCCGTGCGAGACCAGCTATGCTGACCGTGCAGGCAAATATATGGGGCAGAAGGGTGTGACTTTACCGCGGCTCTGA
- a CDS encoding UPF0262 family protein — translation MSDPRIISVELDEATILRRNADIEQERRVAIFDLIEENHFKPLRDMGDGYAGPYRLKLSVTEGRLIWDIAREDGTPHETLILGLGRFQRPVREYFAICDSYYQAIRKATASEIETIDMARRGVHNGAAELLMERLEGKIEVDFPTARRLFTLICVLHIKQ, via the coding sequence ATGTCCGACCCGCGCATCATCTCCGTCGAGCTCGATGAAGCGACCATCTTGCGTCGCAACGCTGATATCGAGCAGGAACGGCGCGTTGCAATTTTCGATTTGATCGAAGAGAATCATTTCAAGCCGTTGCGTGACATGGGTGATGGCTATGCTGGGCCTTACCGGCTGAAGCTGAGCGTTACCGAAGGTCGATTGATCTGGGATATAGCGCGCGAAGATGGCACGCCGCACGAAACGCTGATCCTCGGCCTCGGCCGATTCCAGCGACCGGTGCGTGAATATTTTGCGATTTGCGATAGCTATTATCAAGCAATCCGCAAGGCGACCGCATCCGAGATCGAGACCATCGACATGGCGCGTCGCGGGGTGCACAATGGTGCCGCAGAGCTGCTGATGGAACGGCTTGAGGGAAAGATTGAGGTCGATTTTCCGACCGCCCGGCGATTGTTTACATTGATTTGCGTCCTGCACATCAAGCAATAG
- a CDS encoding metallophosphoesterase family protein has translation MARTMLGRLFKKAAPSRPLDTARLPDGIRVYAIGDIHGRNDLLQALLAKIDADDQVRGAADTQIVLLGDLVDRGPDSAGVIETAMALRVHGRKVRYLMGNHEEVFLKACRERDTKTLRFFLKIGGDATLQSYPITRAEYIELDIEQLAERLATLVPEEHLAFLESFEDMIVLGDYAFVHAGIRPGVPLSEQRRSDLRWIRDEFVGQRGDLEKVIIYGHTIYDDIDERGSRIGIDTGAYASGKLTAIGLEGSERWYLQT, from the coding sequence ATGGCGCGCACCATGCTGGGTCGCCTGTTCAAGAAAGCCGCACCGTCCCGTCCGCTCGATACCGCGCGGTTGCCGGATGGCATTCGCGTATACGCAATAGGCGATATCCACGGTCGCAACGATCTGTTGCAGGCGTTGCTGGCAAAGATTGACGCCGATGATCAGGTGCGAGGTGCAGCGGATACGCAGATTGTCCTGCTCGGCGATCTGGTTGACCGTGGGCCCGATAGTGCAGGGGTGATAGAAACCGCGATGGCGCTTAGGGTGCACGGCCGTAAAGTGCGTTACCTGATGGGCAATCATGAAGAGGTCTTCCTCAAGGCCTGTCGCGAGCGCGACACCAAGACGCTGCGTTTCTTCCTTAAAATCGGTGGTGACGCGACGTTGCAAAGCTACCCCATCACCCGTGCCGAATATATCGAGCTGGATATCGAGCAACTGGCGGAGCGGCTCGCCACGCTCGTGCCAGAGGAGCACCTCGCTTTCCTCGAAAGCTTTGAGGATATGATCGTGCTCGGCGATTATGCCTTCGTCCATGCCGGCATCCGACCCGGCGTGCCGCTATCCGAGCAACGCAGGAGCGACCTGCGCTGGATCCGTGACGAATTTGTCGGCCAGCGCGGTGACCTCGAAAAGGTCATTATCTATGGCCACACCATCTATGACGATATCGACGAACGCGGTTCGCGGATCGGGATTGATACCGGGGCTTATGCGAGTGGCAAACTGACCGCGATCGGCTTGGAAGGTTCCGAGCGCTGGTATCTGCAAACCTAG
- a CDS encoding aspartate kinase codes for MARIVMKFGGTSMAGTERIRRVAQIVKRQAEKGDEVAVVVSAMSGETDRLVGFCREANPLYDPAEYDVVVASGEQVTSGLLAITLQALGCKARSWLGWQLPIHTDDAHAKARIGTIDSEALLASMAEGTIAVIPGFQGLTDDNRITTLGRGGSDTSAVAVAAAIKADRCDIYTDVDGVYTTDPRIVSRARKLKAVTYEEMLELASVGSKVLQTRSVGLAMKEGVRVQVLSSFIDENAPSADTIPGTMIVTDEELENAQVERQLITGIAADKNEAKITLTRVPDRPGAVSHIFAPLAESNINVDMIIQNVGRDKGETDVTFTVPQADLARATDVLQNQREAIGYNRLIPDTKVAKISVVGVGMKSHAGVASTMFTALADRKINIQAISTSEIKVSVLIDEDETELAVRVLHTAYGLDGE; via the coding sequence ATGGCCCGGATAGTCATGAAATTTGGCGGCACCTCGATGGCGGGGACCGAGCGGATTCGCCGCGTGGCGCAGATTGTGAAGCGCCAAGCCGAAAAGGGTGACGAAGTCGCCGTGGTCGTCTCTGCCATGTCGGGCGAAACCGACCGGCTTGTCGGCTTTTGCCGCGAAGCCAACCCCCTTTACGATCCGGCCGAATATGACGTGGTCGTCGCATCGGGCGAACAGGTTACGTCAGGTCTTCTCGCGATCACCCTGCAGGCCCTGGGCTGTAAGGCGCGCAGCTGGCTTGGTTGGCAATTGCCGATCCACACCGACGATGCCCATGCCAAGGCGCGCATCGGCACTATCGACAGCGAAGCCCTGCTCGCTTCAATGGCCGAAGGTACTATTGCCGTTATCCCCGGTTTCCAGGGGCTGACCGACGACAACCGCATAACCACGCTAGGCCGTGGCGGCTCGGATACGTCGGCGGTCGCGGTTGCCGCCGCAATCAAGGCCGACCGCTGCGACATCTATACCGACGTCGACGGTGTTTACACCACCGACCCGCGCATCGTAAGCCGGGCGCGCAAGCTGAAGGCAGTCACCTACGAGGAAATGCTAGAGCTGGCCTCGGTCGGCTCAAAGGTGTTGCAGACCCGCTCGGTCGGGCTTGCCATGAAGGAAGGCGTGCGCGTTCAGGTGCTCAGCTCCTTCATCGACGAAAACGCCCCCAGCGCAGATACCATCCCCGGCACGATGATCGTGACCGACGAAGAACTGGAGAATGCCCAAGTGGAACGCCAGCTGATCACCGGCATCGCCGCCGACAAGAATGAAGCGAAGATCACCCTGACCCGCGTGCCAGACCGCCCCGGCGCAGTGAGCCACATCTTCGCGCCGCTGGCGGAATCAAACATCAATGTCGACATGATCATCCAGAATGTCGGCCGCGATAAAGGCGAGACCGACGTGACCTTCACCGTGCCACAGGCCGACCTTGCCCGCGCCACCGACGTGCTGCAGAACCAGCGCGAAGCCATCGGCTATAACCGCCTGATCCCCGACACCAAGGTTGCCAAGATTTCAGTCGTCGGCGTCGGCATGAAGAGCCATGCAGGTGTCGCCTCGACAATGTTCACTGCACTCGCCGACCGCAAGATCAACATTCAGGCGATCTCGACGTCGGAGATCAAGGTTTCGGTGCTGATTGATGAGGATGAGACCGAACTGGCGGTGCGTGTTCTCCATACCGCTTATGGGTTGGATGGGGAGTGA
- the ctrA gene encoding response regulator transcription factor CtrA — translation MRVLLIEDEPTTAKAIEMMLATEGFNVYSTDLGEEGLDLGKLYDYDIILLDLNLPDMHGYDVLKKLRVAKVQTPVLILSGISEMDSKVRSFGFGADDYVTKPFHREELVARIHAVVRRSKGHSQSVIRTGKLAVNLDAKTVEVDGSRVHLTGKEYAMLELLSLRKGTTLTKEMFLNHLYGGMDEPELKIIDVFICKLRKKLALACGGENYIETVWGRGYVLRDLDDMEQPLVA, via the coding sequence ATGCGCGTGTTGCTGATTGAAGACGAACCGACCACCGCGAAAGCCATCGAGATGATGCTCGCGACCGAAGGGTTTAATGTCTATTCGACCGATCTGGGCGAGGAAGGCCTCGATCTTGGTAAACTCTATGATTACGACATCATCCTTCTCGACCTCAACCTGCCCGACATGCATGGCTATGACGTCCTGAAGAAACTGCGCGTCGCCAAGGTGCAGACGCCGGTGCTCATTCTTTCCGGCATTTCGGAAATGGACAGCAAGGTGCGCTCCTTCGGCTTTGGTGCCGATGATTATGTCACCAAGCCGTTCCATCGCGAAGAACTGGTCGCCCGCATCCATGCGGTTGTCCGCCGTTCAAAAGGCCACAGCCAGTCGGTCATCCGCACCGGCAAGTTGGCCGTGAACCTCGATGCCAAGACCGTCGAAGTCGACGGCAGCCGCGTCCATCTGACCGGCAAGGAATATGCGATGCTCGAGCTGCTTTCGCTGCGCAAGGGCACAACGCTGACTAAGGAAATGTTCCTGAACCACCTCTATGGCGGCATGGACGAACCCGAACTCAAAATCATCGACGTTTTCATCTGCAAACTGCGCAAGAAACTGGCGCTGGCCTGCGGTGGCGAAAATTATATCGAGACCGTCTGGGGCCGCGGCTACGTGCTGCGCGATCTCGACGACATGGAGCAGCCGCTGGTTGCCTGA
- a CDS encoding replicative DNA helicase gives MAEPIRLAASNDGEEQRLPRNVEAEAAFLGALLIDNRILEDVSIKLRPEHFFEPLHGRIFDQILRLIDRNMLVTPVTLKPLFESDEAMKELGGPGYLVKLTADGSGLIGARDFAQQIYDLALLRELVSVGRGLVEGALDTSDIVDPKAQIEQAEAQLYKVAEGEGDTGSMKSFLAASTEAIKNVEKALNSGGHLSGVTTGLDSINSKCGGLHNSDLIILAGRPGMGKTSLATNIAFNAAQRWIRDREDGIPEEKSVGAKTAFFSLEMSADQLATRILAEQSGISSEALRMGKISRDDFRELSRASRELQELPLYIDDTPALTIAAMRTRARRLQRKHGIGLIVVDYLQLLQGSSRSSDNRVNEISEISRGLKTLAKELQVPVIALSQLSRAVEQREDKRPQLSDLRESGSIEQDADMVWFVFREDYYVAAREPKHGSDGDVKATEEYEKWRQEMERVFGTAELIVAKQRHGSTGKVRMKFEAKITRFSDLADDSYADQGYE, from the coding sequence ATGGCCGAACCAATCCGACTAGCAGCCTCCAATGATGGAGAGGAACAGCGTTTGCCGCGCAATGTCGAGGCAGAGGCCGCGTTCCTGGGCGCGCTGCTGATCGACAACCGCATATTGGAAGATGTCAGTATCAAGCTGCGCCCCGAACATTTCTTTGAACCGCTGCACGGGCGGATTTTCGACCAGATTTTACGTTTGATCGACCGCAATATGCTTGTCACGCCTGTGACGCTGAAACCGCTGTTTGAAAGCGACGAGGCGATGAAAGAGCTGGGTGGCCCCGGCTATCTGGTCAAACTCACCGCCGATGGTTCGGGCCTGATCGGTGCCCGCGATTTCGCGCAACAGATTTACGATCTGGCGCTTTTGCGCGAGCTTGTCAGCGTCGGGCGCGGGCTGGTGGAAGGTGCGCTTGATACCAGCGACATCGTCGACCCTAAGGCGCAGATCGAGCAGGCCGAGGCGCAGCTCTACAAGGTTGCCGAGGGGGAGGGCGACACCGGAAGCATGAAGAGCTTCCTCGCGGCGTCGACCGAGGCGATCAAGAATGTCGAAAAGGCGTTGAACAGCGGCGGCCACCTGTCGGGTGTGACGACCGGCCTCGACAGCATCAATTCAAAGTGCGGCGGCCTGCATAATTCGGACCTTATCATTCTCGCTGGACGCCCCGGCATGGGCAAGACCTCGCTTGCGACCAACATCGCTTTCAATGCGGCGCAGCGCTGGATCCGCGATCGCGAGGATGGCATCCCTGAGGAGAAGAGCGTCGGTGCCAAGACCGCCTTTTTCAGCCTCGAAATGTCTGCGGACCAGCTCGCGACACGTATCTTGGCCGAGCAATCGGGGATCAGTTCCGAAGCGTTGCGCATGGGCAAGATCAGCCGCGACGATTTCCGCGAACTCTCTCGCGCCAGCCGGGAGCTGCAGGAGCTGCCACTGTATATCGACGACACACCGGCGCTCACTATCGCTGCGATGCGCACGCGCGCGCGACGTTTGCAACGCAAGCACGGCATCGGCCTGATTGTTGTCGACTATCTGCAGCTGTTGCAGGGTTCATCGCGCAGCAGCGACAACCGCGTCAACGAAATCTCCGAAATCTCGCGTGGACTGAAGACGCTGGCGAAGGAATTGCAAGTGCCGGTAATCGCGCTTTCTCAGCTCAGTCGTGCTGTCGAGCAGCGCGAAGACAAGCGACCACAACTGTCGGATCTGCGTGAATCGGGATCGATCGAGCAGGACGCCGACATGGTCTGGTTCGTCTTCCGCGAGGATTATTATGTCGCCGCGCGCGAACCCAAGCATGGCAGCGACGGCGATGTGAAGGCTACCGAGGAATATGAAAAGTGGCGGCAGGAAATGGAACGTGTCTTCGGCACCGCTGAACTGATCGTCGCCAAACAGCGCCATGGTTCGACCGGCAAGGTCCGGATGAAGTTTGAGGCCAAGATCACGCGGTTCAGTGACCTGGCCGACGACAGCTATGCTGATCAGGGGTATGAATGA
- a CDS encoding GH25 family lysozyme yields MASGKFRLWRNGAIVLALLLGALVLWRMIVGWAPSRDEYPVQGIVADASHGVLDWPMLAATGVDFAYIVATDGSKDRDPRFAANMAGAREAGVRFGPLHRYDLCRLASDQATLFITTVPRSDVALPTAVEFGFTKSCSSKPDRALVLSEVATFLSQIEAHLGKSAVLMLSPDFEEHYKLSSAIDRNVWLEKTWLLPDYAAKPWVMWTANPKREIEGVDEPVKWVVVRP; encoded by the coding sequence ATGGCCAGCGGGAAATTCAGGCTTTGGCGCAATGGTGCAATCGTGCTCGCCTTGTTGCTCGGCGCGTTGGTGTTGTGGCGGATGATTGTCGGCTGGGCTCCTTCTCGCGACGAGTATCCGGTGCAGGGCATCGTCGCCGACGCCTCGCATGGCGTGCTCGACTGGCCGATGCTTGCCGCGACCGGGGTCGATTTTGCCTATATTGTTGCGACCGACGGTTCCAAGGATCGCGACCCCCGCTTTGCTGCCAATATGGCCGGTGCACGCGAGGCAGGCGTGCGCTTCGGCCCGCTGCACCGCTATGATCTGTGCCGGTTGGCCAGTGATCAGGCGACGTTGTTTATCACCACAGTTCCGCGCAGCGACGTCGCCTTGCCAACGGCAGTCGAATTCGGCTTTACCAAGAGCTGTTCCAGCAAACCCGACCGCGCGCTGGTTCTTTCCGAAGTCGCAACCTTCCTGTCACAGATTGAGGCGCATCTGGGCAAGTCTGCGGTGCTGATGCTGTCGCCGGATTTTGAGGAGCATTACAAGCTCAGCTCCGCCATTGACCGCAATGTCTGGCTGGAAAAAACATGGCTTTTGCCCGACTATGCTGCCAAGCCGTGGGTGATGTGGACGGCCAATCCAAAGCGTGAGATCGAGGGTGTGGACGAGCCGGTGAAATGGGTGGTGGTGCGACCATGA
- a CDS encoding cytidine deaminase → MSDSKSKLVAAAIEAARNAYAPYSNFHVGAALLLDTGDIVTGANFENASYGMTLCAETVAIAKANSDGQMRRIVAIAVAGGPRAADGSAQIGADAITPCGRCRQVIKEVADEVAIDLPVYCAHAGGHDTHLLSELLPFGFGPASLK, encoded by the coding sequence ATGAGCGATAGCAAGTCAAAATTGGTGGCAGCAGCTATTGAAGCAGCCCGTAATGCCTATGCGCCTTATTCAAATTTCCATGTTGGCGCTGCATTGCTGCTCGATACGGGTGACATAGTAACCGGCGCTAATTTCGAAAATGCGAGCTATGGCATGACCTTATGTGCGGAGACTGTCGCCATAGCCAAGGCTAACAGCGACGGGCAGATGCGGCGGATTGTGGCGATTGCAGTCGCCGGTGGCCCACGAGCGGCGGATGGTAGTGCGCAGATTGGCGCTGACGCGATCACACCCTGTGGCCGCTGTCGTCAGGTGATCAAGGAAGTCGCGGACGAGGTCGCCATCGACCTGCCGGTATATTGTGCGCATGCGGGCGGCCACGACACCCATTTGCTGTCGGAATTGCTGCCTTTTGGTTTCGGCCCCGCAAGCCTGAAATAA
- a CDS encoding DUF3224 domain-containing protein, with translation MFHAAGDFEVTLKPVSAADEGLMRMSIDKQFHGDLEATSVGQMMAGGNEANGARVYVALETVTGALKGRKGSFILAHRGTMSASGQVLSVIIVPDSGTDELKGIAGNLDIDIHDGKHFYTMDYTLPD, from the coding sequence ATGTTTCATGCGGCTGGTGATTTTGAAGTCACTCTGAAACCCGTTTCGGCGGCCGACGAGGGCTTGATGCGCATGTCCATCGACAAGCAGTTTCACGGCGATCTGGAGGCGACCAGTGTTGGCCAGATGATGGCGGGCGGCAATGAAGCCAATGGCGCGCGCGTTTATGTTGCGCTCGAAACCGTCACCGGCGCACTAAAGGGAAGAAAGGGCAGTTTCATTCTGGCGCATCGCGGGACCATGTCTGCCAGTGGACAGGTCTTATCGGTGATTATCGTGCCCGATTCAGGCACCGATGAGTTGAAAGGCATCGCCGGAAATCTCGATATCGACATCCACGACGGCAAGCATTTCTACACGATGGATTATACGCTACCCGATTGA
- the ubiG gene encoding bifunctional 2-polyprenyl-6-hydroxyphenol methylase/3-demethylubiquinol 3-O-methyltransferase UbiG gives MTKASQAANRKTTIDPNEAAHFGALAADWWDPKGSSAMLHKLNPVRLGFIRRQIDLHFGSDETAMKPLAGRAALDAGCGAGLLCEPLARLGASVTGVDAAAENIAAAKAHAAQSGLSIDYRAGELSAQRLGQFDVVTSMEVIEHVTDPATFVGELAARLKPDGLMILSTPNRTAASKLFLIEAAERLGQVPRGTHDWDKFLTPEEVTALLADAGLEVIAMEGIAFSPLSGLHLSSNKALNYILAARQSGSV, from the coding sequence ATGACAAAGGCAAGCCAAGCTGCGAACAGAAAAACTACCATAGACCCAAATGAAGCCGCGCATTTCGGCGCGCTGGCGGCGGACTGGTGGGACCCGAAAGGTTCGAGCGCGATGCTGCACAAGCTCAATCCGGTGCGGCTGGGCTTCATCCGTCGGCAGATCGACCTGCATTTCGGCAGCGACGAAACTGCGATGAAGCCGCTAGCTGGGAGGGCTGCGCTTGATGCCGGCTGTGGGGCGGGGTTGCTGTGTGAGCCGTTGGCGCGTCTCGGTGCATCGGTTACAGGGGTTGATGCAGCTGCGGAGAATATCGCGGCAGCAAAGGCGCATGCGGCGCAATCGGGTTTATCGATAGATTATCGCGCGGGTGAGCTGTCAGCGCAGCGGTTGGGCCAATTCGATGTTGTGACATCGATGGAGGTGATCGAGCATGTCACCGATCCGGCAACTTTTGTGGGCGAACTGGCTGCGCGATTGAAGCCCGACGGGCTGATGATCCTTTCAACGCCGAACCGGACGGCTGCCTCCAAGCTGTTCCTGATCGAAGCCGCCGAGCGGTTGGGGCAGGTGCCGCGTGGGACACATGACTGGGACAAGTTCCTGACGCCCGAAGAAGTAACGGCGTTGCTGGCCGATGCGGGGCTAGAGGTTATTGCGATGGAGGGCATTGCCTTTTCACCGCTGTCCGGCTTGCACCTTAGTTCCAACAAGGCGCTCAACTATATTTTGGCGGCGCGTCAATCGGGTAGCGTATAA